TTAAAACGTCCATTGTGATGAGAGGAAGGAAGTGCACGAATTGAATTTTCGTGAAATGACAAAGGAACAATTAGCGGAAGAATCGTTAATTAACTTAGCTTATGCAATTTTAACAGAAAAACGTGCTTCAGTGTCATTTAATGACCTGCTTACAATTATTAAAGAGCTTGTTGGCTACAGTGATGAAGAAATAAAATCACGCCTACTACAATTCTACACTGATATGAACGTAGATGGACGTTTCTTATTCAATCAAGAAACTGGTTGGGGCTTACGTGAATGGTTTAAAGTTGAACAAATCGAA
This DNA window, taken from Lysinibacillus sp. FSL M8-0337, encodes the following:
- the rpoE gene encoding DNA-directed RNA polymerase subunit delta, yielding MNFREMTKEQLAEESLINLAYAILTEKRASVSFNDLLTIIKELVGYSDEEIKSRLLQFYTDMNVDGRFLFNQETGWGLREWFKVEQIEEETAPSVKTHKKKSKAALDDEEDLEEDLEEDDIDFDEDYEEFVEEEIDEEKEDIDFDEEDIEDIDEEIDEDFIEDDEEFEEEEEEEV